The following coding sequences lie in one Capsicum annuum cultivar UCD-10X-F1 chromosome 5, UCD10Xv1.1, whole genome shotgun sequence genomic window:
- the LOC124898855 gene encoding zeatin O-glucosyltransferase-like, which yields MALAIGLEKSLQKFIWVLRDADRGDVFTSEGRKVQLPEGYEERIKGRGIIVRDWAAQLEILAHSSTDGFMSHCGWNSCMESMSFGVPIAARPMHSDQPRNSQLVTKGNGNDNGMNYGYHLLDRNN from the exons ATGGCGCTCGCGATTGGACTAGAGAAGAGTCTCCAAAAGTTCATTTGGGTGCTCAGAGATGCTGACAGAGGTGATGTTTTTACAAGTGAAGGTAGAAAAGTACAATTGCCTGAAGGATATGAAGAGAGAATAAAAGGAAGAGGGATTATAGTAAGAGATTGGGCAGCGCAATTGGAAATTTTAGCACATAGTTCAACAGACGGTTTTATGAGTCATTGCGGATGGAATTCGTGTATGGAGAGTATGTCCTTCGGAGTTCCTATAGCAGCGCGACCAATGCATTCGGATCAGCCAAGGAATTCTCAACTTGTAACAAA AGGGAATGGCAATGACAATGGGATGAATTACGGTTACCATCTTCTGGATCGCAACAACTGA